One Babylonia areolata isolate BAREFJ2019XMU chromosome 20, ASM4173473v1, whole genome shotgun sequence DNA segment encodes these proteins:
- the LOC143295438 gene encoding ubiquitin carboxyl-terminal hydrolase 14-like, with protein sequence MPTFKVNVKWAKEKLSDLELNTDEPPLVFKAQLFALSGVQPERQKLMVKGAVIKDDEWGNVKLKDGMTLLLMGSAEALPQEPASKPVFMEDMSEQQLASAMEMPAGLTNLGNTCYMNATIQCLRSVPELKDALKRYTGNLTVGGAISSSDSITAALRDLTVSMDRSATAIPPIIFLQVLHMAFPRFSEKGEGGVYVQQDANECWVEVMRSLQQKLTINNTEEGQGSAAATAGFIDKYFGGEFESEMKCVEAPEEETTKSREKFLQLSCFIDQDVKYMHTGLKNRMEESITKHSSTLGRDAQYVKGNKIRRIPAYLTIQFVRFHYKESKAVNAKLLRDVKFPMQLDVFDLCEPELQQKLIPMRDRFKEEEEKQIEKARTQVASGKKGQEEKKNMKVEPYSFPDDVGSNNSGFYELSAVLTHKGRSSSSGHYVAWVRKKGDDWLMFDDDRVAPVKGEDILKLSGGGDWHCAYVLLYGPRILELEADS encoded by the exons ATGCCAACATTCAAAG TGAATGTGAAGTGGGCCAAGGAGAAACTGAGTGACCTGGAGCTGAACACGGATGAGCCCCCATTGGTGTTCAAGGCTCAGCTGTTTGCCCTGAGTGGGGTCCAGCCCGAGCGACAGAAGCTGATGGTAAAAGGAGCTGTCATCAAG GATGACGAATGGGGAAATGTGAAACTGAAAGAT GGGATGACGCTGCTGCTGATGGGGTCAGCAGAGGCCCTGCCTCAGGAGCCAGCCAGCAAACCTGTCTTCATGGAGGACATGAGTGAACAGCAGCTCGCTTCTGCT ATGGAGATGCCAGCAGGTCTGACCAATCTGGGCAACACATGTTACATGAATGCCACCATACAGTGCCTGCGGTCTGTGCCAGAGCTCAAAGATGCTCTGAAAAG GTATACTGGCAATTTGACTGTTGGTGGTGCGATATCATCTTCAGATTCCATCACTGCAG CGCTGCGAGACCTGACTGTGTCGATGGACCGCTCAGCCACTGCCATCCCCCCAATCATCTTCCTGCAGGTCCTGCATATGGCTTTCCCCCGCTTTTCTGAAAAAGGAGAGGGTGGCGTGTATGTTCAGCAG GATGCCAACGAATGCTGGGTGGAAGTCATGCGAAGCTTGCAACAGAAGCTGACCATCAACAATACTGAAGAGGGGCAG GGGTCAGCAGCAGCCACCGCTGGTTTCATTGATAAATACTTCGGAGGAGAGTTTGAGTCAGA AATGAAATGTGTAGAAGCCCCAGAAGAGGAGACCACAAAGTCCAGAGAAAAGTTCCTCCAGTTGAGTTGTTTCATCGATCAAG atgTGAAGTACATGCACACAGGTCTGAAAAAC cgCATGGAGGAGAGCATCACAAAACACTCATCAACATTAGGCAGGGATGCTCAGTATGTCAAAGGG AACAAAATTCGTAGGATACCTGCCTATTTGACCATCCAGTTTGTGCGCTTCCATTACAAAGAATCAAAAGCAGTCAACGCAAAGCTTCTCAGG gACGTAAAGTTCCCCATGCAGCTGGATGTGTTTGACCTGTGTGAGCCAGAGCTTCAGCAGAAGCTGATTCCCATGAGAGACCGcttcaaggaggaggaagagaagcagattGAAAAGGCCAGA ACCCAAGTGGCATCTGGCAAGAAAGgacaagaggagaagaagaacatgaaggttGAGCCCTATTCGTTTCCTGATG ACGTGGGCTCCAACAACAGTGGCTTCTATGAGCTGTCAGCAGTGCTGACTCACAAGGGACGCTCCAGCTCTAGTGGTCACTATGTGGCCTGGGTGCGCAAGAAGGGAG ACGACTGGTTGATGTTCGATGACGACAGAGTGGCACCTGTCAAGGGGGAGGACATTTTGAAACTGTCTGGAGGAG